A DNA window from Niabella yanshanensis contains the following coding sequences:
- a CDS encoding glycosyl hydrolase family 28 protein: MGDALQKIGGFLGMEKLLLLIAALAFTAKGLPVEAQSVVSGRTVEYFTPNMFKKGSQIERIQQAIDEAQKYKAKVVIPGYDAVNKSAVWLIDKAILLPGNTELELDNCTIKLSDRCRDNFIRSANAGLGISKVKPLSNIRIIGKGNVLLEGAANPRATGDHNKALAKNPKGFTQSYGSDAGKPGENQKGGWRNHAIILAHINVFEISGIQLKDYHAHGIVLERCTNGAVKDITFQVRQSVNIEGVERQVLNQDGMGIRFGCRNIIIDRCRGNSGDDFINIGLTDTGVPAGAENVNVVSGSVYGGATDNIANIYLQNWQDFYSISHRAIRIMPAGRLRIQNVFVENMTINALSNQGLVAEYADHIRGLFVKNIITWQPVKAKGIRDASFRDILYLGKGDAIDVADSDSVVVDNVRKAVF; encoded by the coding sequence ATGGGAGATGCTTTACAAAAGATAGGCGGATTTTTAGGTATGGAAAAGTTGTTACTGTTGATAGCGGCGTTAGCCTTTACTGCAAAGGGATTACCTGTAGAAGCTCAGTCCGTCGTTTCAGGCCGAACTGTTGAATATTTTACGCCCAATATGTTTAAAAAGGGCTCACAGATTGAACGAATTCAACAGGCAATAGATGAGGCTCAAAAGTATAAGGCAAAAGTAGTGATACCGGGATACGACGCGGTAAATAAATCGGCAGTATGGTTGATCGATAAGGCTATCTTATTGCCGGGCAATACAGAACTGGAACTGGATAACTGCACCATTAAGCTTTCTGACCGTTGCCGGGATAATTTTATACGGTCTGCCAACGCTGGTTTAGGTATTTCGAAAGTGAAGCCGTTAAGTAATATCCGCATCATTGGTAAGGGAAATGTGTTACTGGAAGGTGCTGCTAATCCCCGTGCTACCGGTGATCATAATAAAGCACTCGCAAAAAACCCCAAAGGGTTTACCCAGTCTTATGGATCCGATGCCGGTAAGCCCGGAGAGAACCAGAAAGGCGGGTGGCGTAATCATGCGATTATACTGGCGCATATTAATGTATTTGAGATCAGTGGTATTCAATTAAAAGATTATCATGCTCATGGAATTGTGTTGGAACGCTGTACCAATGGTGCCGTAAAGGATATTACCTTCCAGGTGCGCCAGTCGGTTAATATTGAGGGTGTGGAAAGACAGGTATTAAACCAGGATGGAATGGGTATTAGGTTTGGGTGCAGAAATATTATTATCGACCGATGCCGGGGTAATAGCGGGGATGATTTTATCAATATCGGTTTAACAGATACGGGCGTACCGGCAGGAGCGGAGAACGTAAATGTGGTGAGCGGCTCTGTTTATGGCGGAGCTACCGATAATATCGCTAATATCTATCTCCAGAACTGGCAGGATTTTTATTCCATCTCACATCGCGCCATTCGTATCATGCCGGCAGGCAGGCTTAGGATACAAAATGTATTTGTAGAGAATATGACCATCAACGCCTTATCCAACCAGGGCCTGGTAGCCGAATATGCTGACCATATCAGAGGCTTGTTTGTAAAAAATATAATTACCTGGCAACCGGTAAAAGCCAAAGGCATAAGAGACGCCAGCTTCCGGGACATCTTGTATCTCGGAAAGGGCGATGCTATTGATGTTGCTGACAGCGACTCTGTAGTAGTGGATAATGTAAGGAAAGCCGTTTTCTAA